AGACCTGCACACACATCCATCCCTTGTCAAAAGCAAATCCGAAAACATCCCTGTCGACAAAGTCATTCATCTCCATCTTCTGCTTTTCCATTGTCGCTTCGATGTTAATGATTTGGTCTCGGAATTCTTGTGCCCGTTCAAACTCCAGGTTTTCAGAGGCTTTCATCATTTTTTCGGTAAGCTCGGTTTTGACTTCTTTGTAGCCTCCATTAAGAAAACGGACAATTCCATCGACCATTTGTTTGTTCGTTTCTTCAGATACATGTTCCACACATGGAGCCAGACATTGACCCATGTGATAGTAGAGGCAAACCCTGTCTGGCAGCGTCATGCATTTTCTGAGCGGATAGATTCGGTCTAAAAGCTTTTTCGTTTCATTTGCGGCTTGAACATTTGGGTATGGCCCAAAGTATTTCCCTTTATCCTTTTGCACTTTGCGGGTAATTAATAGACGCGGATGCTTTTCCGCTGTAATTTTAATAAAAGGATATCGTTTGTCATCTTTCAGCATGACATTGTACTTAGGATTATGTTTTTTTATAAGATTGAGTTCCAATATCAGCGCTTCTATATTGGAGGACGTCACAATATATTCAAAGTCTACAATTTCATTTACAAGTCGTAGCGTTTTGCCATCGTGGCTTCCTGTAAAATAAGAGCGTACACGATTTTTTAGCACTTTCGCCTTTCCGACATAGATTATTGTTCCTTGACGGTCCTTCATCAGGTAACATCCCGGTTGGTCAGGCAGTATGGCAAGTTTTTCTTTTAATGATTCGTTCAATGTTTTTCCTCCCAACCAAAGATTTTTTTCGTATGTAACTATTATACCTTGTTTCGTACGTATGTTCCATTTGGAAGTTTTAGGATTAGTGGGGGATGATGGGATGGGATTTTGGGAGGGTGTTGGTTGACGGTTTTATTGATATATCGTGATTTTTCTTGATATATTTCATTTTTTCTTGATATATTTCATTTTTTCTCGATATAATCCAAATTTTATCGATAAATTGAGATTTTTCTCGATATCCCCACACTCATTCGCCTATCTATACCTCAAAACACGCAAAAAGCCCGGTCACAGGACCGGGCTTTCCCCAAAACGCATTAAGCGTGCTTGTTTAATAATTCAGCCAAAGCTTCTTTCGGTTGGAAACCTACTGCTTTGTCTACTACTTCACCGTTTTTGATAACAAGTAAAGTCGGGATGCTCATAACGCCGAATTTTCCAGCAGTTTCTTGGTTCTCATCCACATCAACTTTTACGATTTTCACTTTGTCACCCATGTCTTGATCTAATTCTTCAAGAACTGGAGCGATCATTTTACAAGGTCCGCACCATGGCGCCCAGAAATCTGCAAGAACTAGGCCTTCCCCAGTTTCTTGTGTAAAGTTTTGGTCAGTTGCATTTGTAATTGCCATAATAAATTCCTCCTAAGCCTTTTATCTCACAGTTAACAATATATGCTGTTAATGTGTTCTCTGACAGATGGAAAATCTTTCAGAGTTTTACTATAGCTAAAGTATAGCATTTACCACATAGTGTTGCTAATTATATGCTTCGTTATAGGTTTACCCGTTTTCGGCCATTTTATTTCATGCTAGTATCCCTCGGTATACCGCTGGTGATTTCCGCACTGGGCTTCGCTTTCCTAGGGGCGCTGCTGGAGCCTCCTCGCTTCGCTTTTGGCCACTGAAA
This window of the Sutcliffiella horikoshii genome carries:
- the trxA gene encoding thioredoxin → MAITNATDQNFTQETGEGLVLADFWAPWCGPCKMIAPVLEELDQDMGDKVKIVKVDVDENQETAGKFGVMSIPTLLVIKNGEVVDKAVGFQPKEALAELLNKHA